One Archocentrus centrarchus isolate MPI-CPG fArcCen1 chromosome 10, fArcCen1, whole genome shotgun sequence genomic region harbors:
- the afap1l1a gene encoding actin filament-associated protein 1-like 1 isoform X2, which produces MVGVSSNECEAMEVLVSELGVLLKMLDQENLSSTTQEKKSSVRNLLQQIEPSVSGTDFIYMNSSVYRNGTSFVESLFETFDCELGDLKDVSDDLKEKKNTKTDTSKQNSAAPHSADSPPPLPTTPPPEEYYEEAVPLSPGKMPEYIITRVRTSPPNSIEDGYEDAENHYPPTCVNSHRKNSYNDSDALSSSYESYEEDEEERSPGVRLTHQWPSDESSMPPARDCRICAFLLRKKRFGQWAKQLTVIRDNRLQCYKSSKDTSPYVDLLLPQCTVVYVPKDSKRKHHELRFTLPNGDALVLAVQSKEQAHTWLTVVREVSGQSAAPEELASPVIPRKCELDKRLSAERNTSDSDSVGVSAGENCRENGKVKRGALAAGRKITRIISFSKKKPPRPGDPRTTYSDPRQGHLSVLVNQVWREQWCCVCRGSLHFYHDKGDPRMSLPSLPLHGCEVVPGLGPKHPFAFRVLRDSTEVAALEASSSEELGRWLGVLLAEMGSATDPESLHYDYVDVETIANIRDAARHSFLWATSSSSTSTDSRTYDEVPNEDMQSGENRRQQSGNIGKWRSGFSSSDSDRTKPLVSLKQTGSHTNQYGRYGKTRAEEDAKRYLREKEELEKERDGIRNALVTLRQQKRELKEELKTAAADKRKSFLNKRVSQLEEACRAKEAERVDLELRLTQVKESLNKSLAGGALGAPAEAKPPVKVSSKKIQNIYSDSLPVNCAAELRRRPPSVYASSTGTVMQKAKEWESKKGP; this is translated from the exons ATGGTGGGAGTGTCATCCAATGAGTGTGAGG CAATGGAGGTGCTGGTGAGTGAGCTGGGCGTGCTGCTGAAGATGCTGGATCAAGAGAACCTCAGCTCCACCACCCAGGAGAAGAAGAGCTCAGTGCGGAACCTGCTGCAGCAGATAGAGCCATCGG TGTCAGGAACAGACTTCATCTACATGAACTCATCAGTGTACAGAAATGGGACAAGCTTTGTAGAGTCACTCTTTGAGACATTTG attgtGAGCTTGGAGACTTAAAGGATGTTTCAGatgatctgaaagaaaaaaagaacacaaaaactgACACTTCAAAACAG AACTCTGCAGCCCCACACTCAGCTGACTCGCCTCCCCCTCTGCCCACAACGCCTCCTCCAGAGGAGTACTATGAGGAGGCGGTACCCCTTAGCCCTGGCAAGATGCCTGAGTATATAATAACAAGAG TGAGGACCAGCCCTCCCAACTCTATAGAAGATGGGTATGAAGATGCTGAGAACCACTACCCCCCCACCTGCGTAAATTCACACCGCAAAAACTCCT ACAATGATTCCGATGCTCTGAGCAGCTCTTACGAGTCCTacgaggaggatgaggaggagaggagcccGGGCGTCCGGCTTACTCATCAGTGGCCCTCCGATGAGAGCTCCATGCCTCCTGCTAGGGACTGTCGCATTTGTGCCTTCCTATTGCGTAAGAAACGCTTTGGGCAGTGGGCCAAGCAACTCACTGTCATACGGGACAACAGGCTACAA TGTTATAAGAGTTCCAAGGATACGTCCCCCTATGTGGACCTGCTGCTGCCCCAATGCACTGTAGTCTATGTTCCCAAAGACAGCAAGAGAAAGCATCATGAGCTTCGGTTCACCTTACCCAATGGAGATGCACTGGTACTGGCAGTGCAGAGCAAAGAGCAGGCCCACACATGGCTTACG GTTGTCAGAGAGGTGAGCGGTCAGAGCGCAGCGCCTGAGGAATTGGCATCTCCCGTCATTCCCAGAAAATGTGAACTTGACAAG AGGTTGTCTGCAGAAAGGAACACATCAGATTCAGACAGTGTGGGTGTGTCAGCTGGAGAGAACTGCAGAGAGAACG GTAAGGTGAAACGGGGCGCTTTAGCTGCAGGGCGTAAGATCACACGTATCATCAGCTTCTCAAAGAAGAAGCCCCCTCGGCCAGGTGACCCCCGAACTACCTACAGCGACCCTCGGCAAG GCCACTTATCAGTGCTGGTGAACCAGGTGTGGCGGGAACAGTGGTGTTGTGTGTGCAGAGGCTCCCTGCACTTCTACCATGACAAAGGAGATCCGCGGATGTCCCTCCCTTCCCTTCCTCTCCATGGCTGTGAGGTGGTTCCAGGACTTGGACCCAAACACCCCTTTGCCTTCCGTGTCTTACGGGACAGCACAGAAGTGGCTGCACTGGAG gCAAGCAGCTCTGAGGAGCTCGGACGGTGGCTCGGTGTCCTCTTGGCAGAAATGGGCTCCGCAACAGACCCAGAATCGCTGCATTACGACTACGTTGACGTGGAAACCATCGCTAACATTCGTGATGCTGCGCGACATTCCTTCCT GTGGGCTACCTCCTCCAGCAGCACCTCCACAGATTCTAGAACATACGATGAGGTACCTAATGAGGATATGCAG TCAGGAGAGAACCGCAGGCAGCAGTCTGGGAATATAGGAAAATGGCGCTCAGGTTTCTCAAGCAGCGACTCTGACAGAACCAAACCATTAGTCTCCCTGAAGCAAACAGGCTCAC ATACCAACCAGTATGGAAGGTATGGGAAAACGCGAGCAGAAGAAGATGCAAAACGTTACctcagagaaaaagaggagctggagaaagagagagatggcaTACGTAATGCACTAGTGACCCTCCGACAGCAGAAGAGAGAGCTGAAAGAAGAGCTGAAGACAGCTGCTG cagATAAGAGGAAGTCTTTCCTGAACAAGCGCGTGTCTCAGTTGGAGGAGGCCTGTCGGGCAAAAGAGGCAGAGAGGGTGGACCTGGAGCTTCGCCTGACTCAGGTCAAAGAAAGCCTGAATAAAAGTCTGGCAGGTGGAGCACTGGGTGCGCCAGCGGAGGCTAAACCTCCTGTTAAG GTCTCCAGCAAGAAGATCCAGAACATCTACAGTGATTCTTTACCAGTAAATTGTGCCGCAGAGCTGCGTAGGAGGCCTCCGTCTGTTTATGCTTCCTCTACTGGAACTGTCATGCAGAAAGCAAAG gAATGGGAGTCAAAGAAAGGACCCTAA